A window from Hemicordylus capensis ecotype Gifberg chromosome 2, rHemCap1.1.pri, whole genome shotgun sequence encodes these proteins:
- the EEF1AKMT3 gene encoding EEF1A lysine methyltransferase 3 isoform X5, whose amino-acid sequence MYRAGLVEGQGKLVLLLGAGKEVLSLYASPIHPTPDGTQANVAFPALALCDYFEAQKLNFWGKKVIELGAGTGIVGILAALLGGDVTITDLPVALKQIEENVHRNLPVECVARTRVCALSWGLNHKEFPNNFDFILGADIVYLKDTYPLLIRTLQYLCGPQTTIYLSSKMRQEHSAMIFFENLLPRHFTSTLAFRDENENINIYKVTSKSNI is encoded by the exons atgTACCGGGCAGGGCTCGTCGAGGGGCAGGGTAAATTAGTGCTGCTACTCGGAGCGGGGAAAGAAGTCCTCTCTCTCTACGCCAGCCCCATCCATCCCACTCCCGACGGAACCCAAGCAAATGTTGCTTTTCCG GCTCTGGCTCTCTGTGATTATTTTGAGGCACAGAAGCTGAACTTCTGGGGCAAGAAGGTTATAGAGTTGGGTGCTGGAACTGGCATTGTGGGCATCCTTGCTGCCCTCCTTG GTGGAGATGTGACCATTACAGATCTTCCTGTAGCCTTGAAGCAGATAGAGGAGAATGTCCACAGGAATTTGCCTGTGGAATGCGTGGCACGCACTAGAGTTTGTGCTCTGTCATGGGGTCTGAACCACAAGGAGTTTCCTAACAACTTTGACTTCATCTTGGGTGCAGATATTGTCTATCTCAAGGACACTTATCCCTTGTTGATAAGGACACTCCAGTACCTGTGTGGTCCTCAGACTACAATCTACTTGTCTTCCAAAATGCGCCAGGAACATAGTGCCATGATTTTCTTCGAAAATCTGCTTCCTAGGCACTTCACCTCAACATTGGCTTTTAGGGATGAGAATGAGAATATTAACATATACAAAGTGACCAGCAAAAGTAACATCTGA
- the EEF1AKMT3 gene encoding EEF1A lysine methyltransferase 3 isoform X1 has protein sequence MYRAGLVEGQGKLVLLLGAGKEVLSLYASPIHPTPDGTQANVAFPALALCDYFEAQKLNFWGKKVIELGAGTGIVGILAALLVAHQMPLGSPNQEKKACSLSCCSSPTTSIQRPLDSKSEGGDVTITDLPVALKQIEENVHRNLPVECVARTRVCALSWGLNHKEFPNNFDFILGADIVYLKDTYPLLIRTLQYLCGPQTTIYLSSKMRQEHSAMIFFENLLPRHFTSTLAFRDENENINIYKVTSKSNI, from the exons atgTACCGGGCAGGGCTCGTCGAGGGGCAGGGTAAATTAGTGCTGCTACTCGGAGCGGGGAAAGAAGTCCTCTCTCTCTACGCCAGCCCCATCCATCCCACTCCCGACGGAACCCAAGCAAATGTTGCTTTTCCG GCTCTGGCTCTCTGTGATTATTTTGAGGCACAGAAGCTGAACTTCTGGGGCAAGAAGGTTATAGAGTTGGGTGCTGGAACTGGCATTGTGGGCATCCTTGCTGCCCTCCTTG tagcccaccagatgcctcttggaagccccaACCAGGAAAagaaggcatgctccctctcctgctgttcctcccctacaactagtattcagaggccaCTTGACTCTAAATCTGAAG GTGGAGATGTGACCATTACAGATCTTCCTGTAGCCTTGAAGCAGATAGAGGAGAATGTCCACAGGAATTTGCCTGTGGAATGCGTGGCACGCACTAGAGTTTGTGCTCTGTCATGGGGTCTGAACCACAAGGAGTTTCCTAACAACTTTGACTTCATCTTGGGTGCAGATATTGTCTATCTCAAGGACACTTATCCCTTGTTGATAAGGACACTCCAGTACCTGTGTGGTCCTCAGACTACAATCTACTTGTCTTCCAAAATGCGCCAGGAACATAGTGCCATGATTTTCTTCGAAAATCTGCTTCCTAGGCACTTCACCTCAACATTGGCTTTTAGGGATGAGAATGAGAATATTAACATATACAAAGTGACCAGCAAAAGTAACATCTGA
- the EEF1AKMT3 gene encoding EEF1A lysine methyltransferase 3 isoform X4 — protein MAAPSVAGDVGLESVFPQELGLFADAFPVETRYRLCGHELSITQHHGARLGVAAPVWEAALALCDYFEAQKLNFWGKKVIELGAGTGIVGILAALLGGDVTITDLPVALKQIEENVHRNLPVECVARTRVCALSWGLNHKEFPNNFDFILGADIVYLKDTYPLLIRTLQYLCGPQTTIYLSSKMRQEHSAMIFFENLLPRHFTSTLAFRDENENINIYKVTSKSNI, from the exons ATGGCGGCGCCCAGTGTAGCTGGTGACGTGGGGCTGGAATCGGTGTTCCCGCAGGAGCTCGGGCTTTTCGCTGATGCCTTCCCGGTGGAGACTCGCTACCGGCTCTGTGGGCACGAGCTGAGCATTACCCAGCACCACGGCGCGCGGCTGGGTGTAGCTGCCCCGGTCTGGGAAGCG GCTCTGGCTCTCTGTGATTATTTTGAGGCACAGAAGCTGAACTTCTGGGGCAAGAAGGTTATAGAGTTGGGTGCTGGAACTGGCATTGTGGGCATCCTTGCTGCCCTCCTTG GTGGAGATGTGACCATTACAGATCTTCCTGTAGCCTTGAAGCAGATAGAGGAGAATGTCCACAGGAATTTGCCTGTGGAATGCGTGGCACGCACTAGAGTTTGTGCTCTGTCATGGGGTCTGAACCACAAGGAGTTTCCTAACAACTTTGACTTCATCTTGGGTGCAGATATTGTCTATCTCAAGGACACTTATCCCTTGTTGATAAGGACACTCCAGTACCTGTGTGGTCCTCAGACTACAATCTACTTGTCTTCCAAAATGCGCCAGGAACATAGTGCCATGATTTTCTTCGAAAATCTGCTTCCTAGGCACTTCACCTCAACATTGGCTTTTAGGGATGAGAATGAGAATATTAACATATACAAAGTGACCAGCAAAAGTAACATCTGA